The proteins below are encoded in one region of Rhododendron vialii isolate Sample 1 chromosome 7a, ASM3025357v1:
- the LOC131332392 gene encoding multiple C2 domain and transmembrane region protein 7 has protein sequence MSNLKLGVDVVGAHNLLPKDGHGSSSAIVELHFDNQKFRTTIKEKDLNPIWNESFYFNISDPSNLHNLTLDAYIYNDVKSAHSRSFLGKVSLHGTSFVPHSDSVVLHYPLEKRGVFSRVRGELGLRVYTTDDPSIKSSTPLPAPEDIQSHAQPVQNSLPSKSKSEARHTFHHLPNSNHQNQQHNSAAGVVPNHVTKYGVDEMKSEPPPPQIVRMYSGSSAQPVDYSLKETSPFLGGGQVVGGRVIRSDRTASTYDLVERMQFLFVRVVKAHDLPAMDITGSLDPYVEARIGNYKGITKHIEKQQNPAWNVVFAFSKERMQASVLEVRVKDKDLLKDDFVGLVRFDLNEVPTRVPPDSPLAPQWYRLEDKKGEKIKGELMLAVWIGTQADEAFPDAWHSDAATAIDSSAAASTLIRSKVYQAPRLWYVRVNVVEAQDLVPTEKNRFPDVYVKAQIGNQVTKTKNMQARTFNPMWNEDLLFVAAEPFEDHLILTVEDRVGPGKDEILGRVIIPLSIVEKRADDRTIHSRWFNLEKPVAVDVDQLKKDKFSSRLHLRVCLDGGYHVLDESTHYSSDLRPTAKQLWKPPIGVLELGVLNAVGLHPMKTRDGKGTSDTYCVAKYGHKWIRTRTIVDNLFPKYNEQYTWEVFDPATVLTVGVFDNSQLGGPNGKDLKIGKVRIRISTLETGRVYTHSYPLLVLHPTGVKKMGELHLAIRFSCTSLVNMMYIYSRPLLPKMHYVRPFSIMQLDMLRHQAVNIVAARLGRAEPPLRKEVVEYMSDVDSHLWSMRRSKANFSRLMSVFSGLFAIGKWFGDICLWKNPITTVLVHVLFIMLVCFPELILPTVFLYMFLIGIWNFRYRPKFPPHMNIKISQAEGAHPDELDEEFDTFPTSKSPDLVRMRYDRLRSVAGRIQTVVGDIATQGERLQSLLSWRDPRATALSVAFCLVAAIVLYVTPFQVVAGLAGIYAMRHPRFRYRLPSVPVNFFRRLPARTDCML, from the coding sequence ATGAGCAATCTCAAGTTGGGAGTGGACGTAGTTGGTGCCCACAACCTTCTCCCCAAAGACGGGCATGGTTCGTCTAGTGCTATAGTGGAGCTCCACTTTGATAACCAGAAGTTCCGCACCACAATCAAAGAAAAGGATCTGAATCCCATTTGGAATGAGAGCTTCTACTTCAACATATCGGACCCTTCAAACCTCCACAACCTCACTCTCGACGCCTACATCTACAATGACGTCAAATCCGCTCACTCAAGATCCTTCCTTGGCAAGGTCTCCCTCCATGGGACATCATTTGTTCCCCACTCCGATTCTGTAGTCCTGCACTACCCGTTAGAAAAGCGTGGGGTCTTCTCCCGCGTTAGAGGAGAGCTCGGCCTCAGGGTCTATACCACTGACGATCCATCCATAAAGTCCTCTACTCCACTTCCTGCACCCGAAGATATTCAGTCACATGCCCAACCGGTTCAAAATTCCTTGCCATCTAAGTCCAAATCTGAGGCAAGACATACATTCCATCATCTTCCAAACTCTAATCATCAGAATCAGCAGCATAATTCTGCTGCTGGTGTAGTACCCAATCACGTGACGAAATATGGCGTGGATGAGATGAAATCTGAACCTCCGCCTCCGCAGATTGTCCGGATGTACTCCGGATCGTCGGCACAACCAGTTGACTATTCGCTCAAAGAGACAAGTCCATTTCTCGGAGGAGGACAAGTTGTTGGGGGTCGTGTCATTCGTTCAGACAGGACTGCTTCCACTTACGATCTCGTTGAGCGAATGCAGTTTCTCTTTGTAAGGGTGGTCAAGGCGCATGATCTTCCCGCGATGGATATCACCGGTAGTCTTGACCCCTATGTTGAGGCTAGAATCGGAAATTATAAAGGAATCACGAAGCACATCGAGAAACAGCAGAATCCAGCATGGAACGTGGTGTTTGCCTTTTCAAAAGAACGGATGCAAGCTTCCGTATTAGAAGTGAGGGTGAAAGACAAGGATTTGTTGAAGGATGATTTTGTTGGGCTAGTAAGATTTGATCTCAATGAGGTGCCCACGCGGGTCCCGCCTGATAGTCCGTTGGCTCCGCAGTGGTATCGGCTTGAAGACAAGAAGGGAGAGAAGATAAAGGGGGAGTTGATGCTTGCTGTCTGGATTGGCACTCAAGCCGATGAAGCTTTTCCTGACGCTTGGCATTCGGATGCAGCTACTGCTATTGACAGCTCAGCAGCCGCGTCTACACTAATACGCTCCAAGGTGTATCAAGCGCCCCGGTTATGGTATGTGCGAGTCAATGTAGTTGAGGCACAGGACTTAGTTCCTACAGAGAAGAATCGATTCCCTGATGTGTATGTCAAGGCACAGATTGGAAACCAAGtaacaaaaacgaaaaacatGCAGGCTCGGACATTCAACCCGATGTGGAATGAAGATCTTCTGTTTGTTGCTGCCGAGCCTTTTGAAGACCACCTTATTCTTACGGTGGAGGACCGCGTGGGTCCTGGAAAAGATGAGATCCTAGGGAGAGTCATCATTCCGTTGAGCATCGTGGAGAAGCGTGCAGATGATCGCACCATTCATTCCCGTTGGTTCAACCTGGAAAAGCCGGTTGCTGTGGATGTGGATCAGCTGAAGAAAGATAAATTTTCCAGTAGGCTCCATCTGAGAGTATGTCTAGACGGAGGGTACCATGTTTTGGACGAGTCAACTCACTATAGCAGCGATCTCCGACCTACGGCCAAACAGCTATGGAAGCCGCCGATAGGTGTTTTAGAACTTGGGGTCTTGAATGCAGTTGGACTCCACCCTATGAAAACGCGAGACGGGAAGGGGACTTCCGATACCTATTGTGTAGCAAAATATGGACATAAATGGATCCGAACTCGCACCATTGTGGACAACCTTTTTCCCAAGTATAATGAGCAGTACACTTGGGAGGTTTTCGATCCAGCCACGGTTCTAACTGTTGGCGTCTTTGATAATAGCCAACTCGGGGGTCCAAATggtaaggacttgaaaattggAAAGGTTCGGATACGGATATCTACGCTTGAGACAGGCCGTGTTTACACGCACTCTTATCCACTTCTTGTTCTTCATCCTACCGGGGTTAAGAAGATGGGGGAGTTGCATTTGGCAATAAGGTTTTCGTGCACGTCTTTGGTAAACATGATGTACATATACTCGCGACCGTTGTTGCCCAAAATGCATTATGTGAGGCCATTCTCCATAATGCAGCTTGACATGCTACGCCACCAAGCCGTCAACATAGTGGCAGCTCGACTCGGCAGAGCCGAGCCACCTTTGCGGAAGGAGGTGGTGGAGTACATGTCTGACGTGGACTCTCACCTCTGGAGCATGCGGAGGAGCAAGGCAAATTTCTCCCGATTAATGTCAGTCTTTTCGGGACTATTTGCGATTGGGAAGTGGTTTGGGGATATCTGTTTGTGGAAGAATCCCATCACAACAGTGCTTGTTCATGTGCTCTTTATCATGCTGGTTTGCTTCCCTGAACTGATCTTGCCAACAGTTTTCCTCTATATGTTTCTTATAGGCATATGGAACTTCCGGTACCGCCCAAAGTTCCCTCCCCACATGAACATCAAGATCTCGCAAGCCGAGGGAGCCCACCCGGATGAGCTAGACGAGGAGTTCGATACGTTTCCCACGAGTAAGAGCCCGGATCTGGTGAGAATGAGGTACGACCGGCTCAGGAGTGTGGCGGGCCGGATCCAGACTGTTGTTGGCGACATTGCGACGCAAGGGGAGCGGCTCCAGTCGCTACTGAGCTGGCGGGACCCTCGTGCCACGGCCTTATCGGTAGCCTTCTGCCTAGTGGCTGCTATTGTGTTGTACGTTACGCCTTTCCAGGTGGTGGCGGGTCTGGCGGGGATTTACGCGATGAGGCATCCCAGGTTTCGCTACCGGTTGCCGTCAGTGCCGGTCAACTTTTTCCGAAGGCTGCCCGCTCGCACGGACTGTATGCTGTAA
- the LOC131332402 gene encoding glutathione S-transferase T1-like produces the protein MTLKIYADRMSQPSRAVIIFCKVNGIEFEEIKLDLAKRQHHSSEFKEINPFRQVPAIVDGRFKLFESHAILRYLACAFPGVADHWYPADLFKRAKIESVLDWHHSNLRRGAAAYVLHRTLAPALGLKKNPQAAAEGEKILSASIEQIESFWLKGNGRFLLGSFKPSIADLSLVCELMQLEVVDEKDRDRILGPHKKVKQWIEDTNQATRPHFDEVHVILFKLKAKLQKHRLLEANNKIESGTKTVLPSKM, from the exons aTGACGCTAAAGATATACGCCGATCGAATGTCACAACCATCTCGCGCCGTTATCATCTTCTGCAA ggTTAATGGAATAGAGTTTGAGGAGATCAAGCTGGATTTAGCTAAACGTCAACATCATTCTTCTGAATTTAAAG AAATAAACCCTTTCAGACAAGTGCCCGCGATAGTTGATGGAAGATTTAAGCTGTTTGAGAG TCATGCAATTCTTAGATATCTTGCTTGTGCATTTCCTGGAGTTGCCGATCATTG GTATCCAGCTGATTTATTCAAAAGAGCAAAGATCGAGTCAGTGTTGGATTGGCATCACTCCAATCTACGCCGTGGTGCAG CTGCCTATGTTTTGCATAGGACACTTGCACCTGCGCTTGGCCTTAAAAAGAATCCACAAGCAGCTGCCGAAGGCGAGAAAATATTGTCTGCATCGATTGAACAGATCGAGTCTTTTTGGTTGAAGGGGAATGGCCGGTTTTTACTTGGTAGCTTCAAACCATCCATTGCAGATCTCAGCTTAGTTTGTGAACTAATGCAACTTGAG GTCGTGGATGAGAAAGATCGCGATCGAATATTAGGCCCACACAAGAAAGTTAAGCAGTGGATTGAAGATACAAACCAAGCAACAAGGCCTCATTTCGATGAAGTACATGTAATCCTCTTCAAACTCAAAGCAAAGCTACAGAAGCACCGATTGTTGGAAGCTAATAACAAGATTGAGTCTGGCACAAAAACGGTATTGCCCTCGAAGATGTGA
- the LOC131332399 gene encoding serine racemase has product MEVKGQVTAEKYAADISSIREAQLRIGSFIHRTPVVSSETLDAIAGRKLLFKCECFQKGGSFKFRGACNAVFSLDDDQAAKGVVTHSSGNYAAALSLAAKLRGIPGYIIIPKNAPKCKVENVKRYGGRVIWSESNLRSREDTATKVLQETGAVLLHPYNDGRTISGQGTISLELLEQAPQLDAIIVPISGGGLISGVALAAKSINPAIRVLAAEPMGANDAAQSKAAGRIITLPETNTIADGLRAFLGDLTWPIVRDLVDDVITVEDKAIVEAMRLCYEILKVVVEPSGAIGLAAVLSDDFRNNPAWKDCCNIGIVLSGGNVDLDVLWDSFRK; this is encoded by the exons ATGGAAGTGAAGGGCCAAGTGACAGCTGAGAAGTATGCTGCTGATATTTCCTCCATAAGAGAAGCACAACTACGCATCGGTTCGTTTATACACAGAACACCAGTCGTCTCTTCGGAAACTCTTGATGCTATTGCTGGAAGGAAGCTACTCTTTAAATGTGAATGTTTCCAGAAAGG TGGATCTTTTAAATTTCGTGGTGCCTGTAATGCTGTATTTTCGCTTGATGATGATCAGGCAGCAAAAGGGGTTGTAACTCATAGCAG TGGTAATTATGCAGCAGCATTATCTTTAGCTGCTAAACTGCGAGGGATCCCAGGTTACATTATTATTCCAAAAAATGCTCCAAAATGCAAGGTTGAGAATGTTAAGCGTTACGGAGGCCGGGTTATCTGGAGTGAATCCAATTTGAGGTCAAGGGAAGACACGGCAACCAAAGTGTTGCAAGAAACTGGCGCAGTTCTTCTTCACCCATACAATGATGGGCGTACTATAAG TGGGCAGGGCACAATATCGCTGGAGCTTCTGGAGCAAGCCCCACAGTTAGACGCCATAATAGTTCCTATAAGTG GAGGTGGTTTAATATCAGGGGTGGCATTAGCTGCCAAGTCCATCAACCCTGCAATTCGAGTTCTGGCTGCTGAACCAATGGGAGCGAATGATGCTGCTCAATCTAAAGCTGCTGGTAGGATTATAACTTTACCCGAGACCAACACAATTGCAGATGGGCTTCGAGCTTTTCTTGGAGATCTTACCTG GCCAATTGTACGAGACTTGGTTGACGACGTGATTACTGTGGAGGATAAGGCGATAGTAGAAGCCATGCGACTTTGTTACGAGATTCTGAAGGTTGTAGTGGAGCCTAGTGGAGCAATAGGCCTTGCGGCGGTTCTGTCTGATGATTTCAGAAACAATCCCGCTTGGAAGGATTGCTGCAACATAGGAATTGTACTTTCAGGGGGCAATGTTGACTTGGATGTACTTTGGGATTCTTTCAGGAAATGA
- the LOC131332395 gene encoding tubulin beta-2 chain — MREILHIQGGQCGNQIGAKFWEVVCAEHGIDSTGRYNGDSDLQLERVNVYYNEASCGRFVPRAILMDLEPGTMDSVRSGPYGQIFRPDNFVFGQSGAGNNWAKGHYTEGAELIDSVLDVVRKEAENCDCLQGFQVCHSLGGGTGSGMGTLLISKIREEYPDRMMLTFSVFPSPKVSDTVVEPYNATLSVHQLVENADECMVLDNEALYDICFRTLKLTTPSFGDLNHLISATMSGVTCCLRFPGQLNSDLRKLAVNLIPFPRLHFFMVGFAPLTSRGSQQYRALTVPELTQQMWDSKNMMCAADPRHGRYLTASAMFRGKMSTKEVDEQMINVQNKNSSYFVEWIPNNVKSTVCDIPPTGLKIASTFIGNSTSIQEMFRRVSEQFTAMFRRKAFLHWYTGEGMDEMEFTEAESNMNDLVSEYQQYQDATADEEGEYEDEEEYQEEEA; from the exons ATGAGAGAGATCCTCCACATCCAAGGCGGCCAGTGCGGCAACCAGATCGGCGCCAAGTTCTGGGAGGTGGTGTGCGCGGAGCACGGGATCGACTCCACCGGCCGCTACAACGGCGACTCCGACCTCCAGCTTGAGCGGGTCAACGTCTACTACAACGAGGCCAGCTGCGGCCGCTTCGTCCCCCGGGCCATCCTCATGGACCTCGAGCCCGGCACCATGGACAGCGTCCGCTCCGGCCCTTACGGCCAGATCTTCCGCCCCGATAACTTCGTGTTTGGCCAGTCCGGCGCCGGTAATAACTGGGCCAAGGGTCACTACACCGAGGGCGCTGAGCTCATCGACTCCGTGCTCGATGTCGTTCGCAAAGAGGCTGAAAATTGTGACTGCCTCCAAG GGTTTCAGGTGTGCCATTCTTTGGGAGGAGGGACAGGGTCGGGAATGGGGACACTGTTGATATCGAAGATAAGGGAGGAGTATCCGGACCGAATGATGCTGACTTTCTCTGTGTTTCCATCGCCGAAGGTGTCCGACACCGTGGTGGAACCATACAATGCTACACTCTCCGTCCACCAGCTCGTTGAGAATGCCGATGAGTGTATGGTTTTGGACAATGAGGCTCTCTATGACATCTGCTTCCGTACTCTGAAGCTTACTACTCCCAGCT TTGGAGATTTGAACCACTTGATTTCTGCCACCATGAGTGGTGTCACTTGTTGCCTTCGCTTTCCCGGTCAACTCAACTCAGACCTTCGCAAGCTTGCAGTCAACCTCATCCCATTCCCACGACTCCACTTCTTCATGGTTGGCTTTGCACCGCTCACATCCCGTGGGTCCCAGCAATATCGTGCTCTCACCGTCCCTGAACTCACCCAACAGATGTGGGACTCCAAGAACATGATGTGTGCTGCTGATCCCCGCCACGGCCGCTACCTCACGGCATCAGCCATGTTCCGTGGCAAGATGAGCACGAAAGAGGTAGACGAACAGATGATAAATGTACAGAACAAGAACTCATCGTACTTTGTTGAGTGGATCCCCAACAATGTAAAATCAACTGTTTGTGACATCCCACCGACAGGTCTTAAAATAGCTTCAACGTTTATTGGGAACTCTACTTCCATCCAAGAGATGTTTAGGAGAGTGAGTGAGCAGTTCACTGCCATGTTCCGTAGGAAGGCTTTCTTGCATTGGTACACAGGGGAAGGGATGGACGAGATGGAGTTTACAGAGGCAGAGAGTAATATGAACGATTTGGTATCCGAGTATCAGCAGTATCAGGATGCGACTGCTGACGAAGAAGGGGAGTATGAGGACGAAGAGGAGTATCAGGAGGAGGAGGCTTGA